One window of Triticum dicoccoides isolate Atlit2015 ecotype Zavitan chromosome 5A, WEW_v2.0, whole genome shotgun sequence genomic DNA carries:
- the LOC119302389 gene encoding uncharacterized protein LOC119302389, which produces MDRSNGNGGVRNGGRLELQLNLSPPVGMEVDGHDDSGSSSPSSCVSSDGSPGSKSPMVIGACTRCLMYCMVAKKDYPTCINCKQPCLVDLLQNGGAGAGASGDGDKKRGKRK; this is translated from the coding sequence ATGGACCGCAGCAATGGCAACGGCGGCGTGAGGAACGGCGGGAGGCTGGAGCTGCAGCTTAACCTGTCGCCGCCGGTGGGGATGGAGGTGGACGGCCATGACGACAGCGGCTCGTCGTCGCCGAGCTCCTGCGTGTCGTCAGACGGCAGCCCTGGAAGCAAGTCGCCGATGGTGATCGGGGCCTGCACCCGGTGCCTCATGTACTGCATGGTGGCCAAGAAGGACTACCCCACCTGCATCAACTGCAAGCAGCCCTGCCTCGTGGACCTGCTGCAGAACGGCGGCGCCGGCGCGGGCGCCTCCGGGGACGGCGACAAGAAGCGCGGCAAGCGCAAGTGA